The Streptomyces sp. NBC_00576 genome contains the following window.
CTCCTCGAACTGGCCGACCTGTTGGACGTACCGGTGCGTCAACTGTCCCTCGGTCAGCGGATGCGGGGCGATATCGCGGCGGCCCTGCTGCACGACCCCGAGGTGCTGTACCTGGACGAGCCGACGATCGGCCTGGACGTGATCTCGAAGGCCCGGGTACGCGAGTTCCTGCGCGACCTGAACGCCGAGCGTGGCACGACGGTCCTGCTCACCACGCACGACCTCCAGGACATCGAGCAGTTGTGCTCGCGTGTGATGGTCATCGATCACGGGCGGCTGATGTACGACGGCCCGCTGACCGGCCTGCACGAGGTGGGCGAGAGTGAGCGGACCCTCGTCGTGGACCTGGAGCGCGAGCTGCCGCCGATCGAGGTGCCGTCGGCGCGGGTCGTACGGGTGGAGGGCCCGCGTCAGTGGCTGGCGTTCCCGGCGTCGGAGTCGGCGGCTCCGCTGGTCGCGCGGATCGCGGCGGAGTATCCGCTGGTGGACCTGTCGGTGCGGGAGCCGGACATCGAGGCGGTCATCGCGAAAATGTACGCCGAGCAGGCCGGGAAGTCGGGGCGCGCGGCCTCGTAGCCTCCCGCGCGGGTACCTCGTAGGCTTCGACGCATGACGGACGACCTTCCGGAGCTGCGCGCTTCCGACGCCGATCGTGAACGAGTCGCCGAGGTACTGCGGGACGCCCTCGCGGAGGGCCGGCTCGACATGGCCGAGTTCGAGGAAC
Protein-coding sequences here:
- a CDS encoding ABC transporter ATP-binding protein, which produces MNESFNESFIELDGVEKVFDVRKRTGFMRSERREVRAVDSISFRVARGEMVGYIGPNGAGKSTTIKMLTGILTPSGGRLRVAGIDPSRERTRLARRIGVVFGQRTTLWWDLPLIDSYKLMHRMYRIPDARYRENLDRCVELLELADLLDVPVRQLSLGQRMRGDIAAALLHDPEVLYLDEPTIGLDVISKARVREFLRDLNAERGTTVLLTTHDLQDIEQLCSRVMVIDHGRLMYDGPLTGLHEVGESERTLVVDLERELPPIEVPSARVVRVEGPRQWLAFPASESAAPLVARIAAEYPLVDLSVREPDIEAVIAKMYAEQAGKSGRAAS